Part of the SAR324 cluster bacterium genome, GTATGGTAATTAAACGTTTTGATGTGTTTCTGGTTCAGCTTGATCCCACTCAAGGTACAGAAATTCAAAAAACTCGTCCATGTCTGGTTATCTCTCCTGACGAAATGAATCCGCATATCGCGACTGTTATCATTGCCCCCATGACAACCAAAGGTCGTCCATATCCATCGCGGGTTCCAGTTTCTTTTCAGGATAAGCAAGGGCAAATTGTACTTGATCAAATACGAACTGTAGATAAGACACGTCTTCTTAAAAAACTGGGGCACATTGATAAAATCTCAGCTCAACAGGTTTTGAGCATATTACACGAGATGTTTGCCCCCTGATTCTTATTGAAGTTCCAGTTACTGCCCAGGATATTGAAATTTGATTCCACTCAAGCATTTTATGAAGGAGCAATACATGCGTTTTATAAGGAATATCAGAAATCTGTGTTTTTGGTTGATGGTGTCTGTCCTCAGCCTGATGTCCTGTTCAACAACCATACGTCCCAAAGGACCAGAAGAAATCGCTCTGAAAGTTTATACGCGGATTCCTGATACACCAGTTTATGCCTCCTTGAAAAATCCCAGGATCAAGATGGGACTTCCTGCCAGAAAAGAACTGTTAATCTGTGCGACTTGTCTTGGGGATAATCCTGCGGGTAATCGGGTGAAAGCTTTCTGGTTTGATGAAAAAGAACAGAATCCCGCCGATAAACATAAGTTTCTGGGATGGGTTGAACAGGAAAATTTAACAACAACACCGGAAAAAAACTATACGCACAATGCGTTTGCCTTGCGTGGAAATATGCCGGTTTATGCCAACTTTGAAGGTCCGGCGATCAAACAGAGTCTTCCCTTCATGTATCCGTTGTGGACCTGTCAGGCCTGTGCCAGTGCTCAATATGACAAACCGAGAGTGGTGGTTTTCCGTTATGATGGCAATGAAACAGAGCCTGTCAAACAGTTTATTCCGGTGGGGTGGGCAGAACGTAAGGATTTGCTGTTGCGCCGTTCGGTTATCAAAAATGAAGCACATAAGGATTTGACGGTCGTTCTGAGTAATAATCCTGTGCATTACGATCCCAATGAAAAACTGGACAGGGTTCCGGTGCGATTTTCGCCGGAAGTAGACGCCCGTGTGGAAGATGAATTGAAAATATTTGATTTCTACATGGTATTTGCTCAAACAAAGGATTTTTATCTGATTGGACGACACCGGGGCATCGCCCAGCCTTTGTTTGCCCGGGATAACATCATCGGCTGGATTCCCAAACGACGGGCCATTGTCTGGGAAACCCGGGAGGCGGTGCAGTTCATTGAGGACAATAGGAAGGAACGTGAACCTGCCAAAATCTACATGACCAGTCAGGGCCTGCTGGAGCAAAACCCGTGGGATGTGGTGGCCTATGAAGACGTGACGGTGCCTGTGGAGCATGACAGTCTGCGCTGGTTGGTGATTGATAAGAACGAAGTGGATGGCTATTATGAAATCTATTACCTGTCAGGCGGACAAATCAAGGATACCTACTTGTTTGAAGATTGGCTACGTCTGCTGATTCGTGACAATCTGGAAGCACAGGGACTTAATGATCCGATTGAGTTGGCGCAAATGGTCAGTGATCGCCTGTTGCCCATGCTGGATCATCGCTTTGAACTTTTCCGGCGAGGATTTGTTGCGGCAAAACAGAACAATATTCCACAAGTCGAAGAAGTCGTTCTGGTCGAACGGGAGCAGATTGTGAACATGATTTCCAACTACGAAAAAATCATGAATGTTTTCAGCAAAGCATCCAAAAACCGGGTTACAGAGTGTGAGGATACGTTGAAGAGCATTTTGAGAGAAACGTTGCCGGATGCAGATGATGAAGCGGTTGAGGCTCTTATGGCAGAGGGTCTGGATG contains:
- a CDS encoding type II toxin-antitoxin system PemK/MazF family toxin; translation: MVIKRFDVFLVQLDPTQGTEIQKTRPCLVISPDEMNPHIATVIIAPMTTKGRPYPSRVPVSFQDKQGQIVLDQIRTVDKTRLLKKLGHIDKISAQQVLSILHEMFAP